In Glycine max cultivar Williams 82 chromosome 15, Glycine_max_v4.0, whole genome shotgun sequence, the DNA window CTTGAAGCTGCCACCAAATTGCTGGAATATTAGGGTTATTCGATGGCCGTGTTCCCTTCTCTGTAATGAGCTACTTCTTGCTGTCAGTCAGGCAAAAGAGCTGGAAAATGAGTCTGACCAGTCACTTTGGTTGAAAATATGCAAGAATGAGTATCGCCGGTGTGCAGTCTTTGAAGCTTATGATAGTGTTAAATATCTGTTTCCCAAGGTTCTTAAAGCTGAAAAAGAAGAGCATTTCATTATGATTAATATATTCAAGGTCATAGACAGCTACATTCAGATGGGGAAGTTAACAGAGGCATTCAAGATGTCTCGGCTACCACAGATACATGCCAAGGTGAGTGAATTTGTTCAGCTTTTGATACAACCAGAGAGAGACATGAATAAGGCTGTAAATTTGTTGCAAGCTTTGTATGAACTGTTTGTTCGAGAGTTCCCAAAGGCGAAGAAGACCATCATCCAGCTACGTGAGGAAGGTCTGGCACGACGAAGTTCAACAGCTGATGAAGGACTTATCTTTgagaatgctgtgaaatttcctgATGCTGGAGATGCAATCTTTACTGAGCAGCTCAGACGATTGCATACAATTCTTACTTCAAGAGACTCGATGCATAACGTTCCATTGAATCTTGAGGCACGACGACGAATTGCTTTCTTTACCAATTCTTTGTTTATGAACATTCCCCGTGCCCCCTATGTTGAAAAAATGATGGCTTTCAGTGTTTTGACCCCATATTATGATGAGGAAGTATTGTATAGCAAAGAGGCTCTCCGAAAGGAGAATGAGGATGGTATTACTACTTTGTTTTATCTGCAGAAGATTTATGAAGATGAATGGAAAAATTTTATGGAAAGGATGCATAGAGAAGGGTTGAAAGATGAGGAGGCTATCTGGACAGAAAAGGCCCGGGATCTCCGCCTTTGGGTATCTCATAGAGGACAAACATTGTCTCGCACGGTTAGGGGGATGATGTATTATTATAGGGGCCTTAAGATGCTTGCGTTCCTTGATTCAGCATCTGAGATGGATGTAAGACAGGGATCAGAACATGGTTCAACAAACCAAAACAGCAGCTTAAATGGCTTACCCTCAAATGGGCCTTCATCTTTACAGACAAATCTCAGGCCGACAGGTAGCAGTGTGTCCATGTTATTCAAGGGACATGAATATGGGAGTGCACTGATGAAGTTCTCATATGTGGTGGCATGTCAAATATATGGGCGCCACAAGGCAGACAAGAATCCCCGTGCTGACGAGATATTATATTTGATGCAACACAATGAGGCCCTTCGAGTGGCGTATGTTGATGAGGTTTCTTTAGGGAGGGAGGGGACTGAATATTACTCCGTTCTTGTGAAGTATGATCAGCAGTTGCAGAGTGAGGTTGAGATTTATCGAATCCGGTTGCCTGGTCCTTTAAAGCTTGGAGAAGGGAAACCAGAAAATCAGAATCATGCCATAATCTTTACACGGGGTGATGCAGTTCAGACCATTGATATGAATCAAGACAATTATTTTGAGGAGGCTCTCAAAATGCGGAATCTGTTGGAGGAGTTCAATATGTCCTACGGTATTAAGAAACCAACCATTTTGGGGGTCCGAGAAAATATCTTCACGGGATCTGTTTCCTCACTTGCATGGTTCATGTCAGCTCAAGAGACAAGTTTTGTGACACTGGGTCAGCGAGTTCTGGCAAACCCTTTGAAAGTACGAATGCACTATGGTCATCCGGACGTGTTTGACAGATTCTGGTTCTTGGGTCGGGGTGGAGTCAGCAAGGCCTCTAGAGTGATTAATATCAGTGAAGATATTTTTGCTGGTTTCAATTGTACTCTGCGAGGTGGCAATGTGACACATCATGAATATATACAGGTAGGCAAAGGAAGAGATGTTGGTTTGAATCAGATATCCATGTTTGAGGCCAAGATTGCTAGTGGCAATGGTGAGCAGGTCCTGAGCAGAGATGTGTACCGGCTTGGCCATAGATTAGACTTCTTTCGCATGCTTTCAGTGTTCTACACAACCATAGGATTTTACTTTAACTCCATGGTTATTGTACTGATGGTTTATGCCTTCCTTTGGGGCCGCCTTTATATGGCTCTCAGTGGTATTGAACATGGTATAAAACATGCAGCCATGAATAATGCTACCAACAATAAAGCCCTTGGTGCAGTCCTAAATCAGCAGTTTGCAATCCAAGTTGGTATCTTCACTGCTCTCCCAATGGTTGTCGAAAACTCTCTTGAGCACGGGTTCCTTCCAGCTGTTTGGGACTTCTTGACAATGCAGTTGCAGCTTGCATCACTATTTTATACATTCTCTTTGGGAACTCGCACACATTTCTTTGGTCGGACTATACTTCACGGTGGTGCTAAGTATCGAGCAACTGGTCGAGGTTTCGTGGTGGCGCACAAGAGTTTTGCTGAGAACTATCGACTATATGCTCGAAGCCATTTTGTGAAGGGTATTGAACTTGGGGTTATTTTAATTGTGTATGCTGCTCATAGTCCCTTGGCTAGGGATACTTTTCTGTACATAGTTATGACAATCTCAAGTTGGTTTCTTGTAGTTTCATGGATAATGTCTCCTTTTGTCTTCAATCCATCTGGCTTTGATTGGTTGAAGACTGTATATGATTTTGAAGATTTTATAAATTGGATATGGTATCCTGGTGGGCCCTTCAAAAAGGCAGAATATAGCTGGGAAACATGGTGGTACGAGGAGCAAGACCATTTAAGAACAACTGGTATATGGGGAAAGCTGttggaaatcattttaaatCTTAGATTCTTCTTCTTTCAGTATGGCATTGTTTATCAGCTGGGTATTACAGGTGAAAATAATAGTATAGCCGTTTACTTGCTGTCTTGGATAGTCATGGTTGTGCTTGTTGCCATTTATATCATCATAGCATATGCCCAGGATAAATATGCTACAAAGGAGCACTTATATTATCGATTAGTTCAGCTTCTTGTGATTGTAGTCACAGTTCTTGTACTTTTCCTCCTACTGGAGTTTGCTCATTTAAAATTTCTTGATCTTCTATCAAGCTTCTTGGCATTCGTTCCAACAGGATGGGGAATGATTTCAATAGCCCAGGTGCTTAGGCCTTTTCTGCAGACAACTAAAGTGTGGGAGACTGTTGTTTCCTTGGCCCGTCTATATGATTTGCTGTTTGGGGTTATTGTTATGGCTCCAATGGCAATGCTATCATGGTTACCTGGATTTCAATCAATGCAAACTAGGATTCTCTTTAACGAAGCTTTCAGCAGGGGTCTCCAGATATCTCGAATAGTTAGTGGCAAGAAGTCTGTTTAAGATGGTAATTGGAGGTAACTTTTACATCATGTTCTTTATAATATTGTATAGTCCATTAATTGAATATGAAAACATCATGATATTTGTCGTTGCTAAGTAAGTAAACTACAATTTACCATGGTGTATACTGTATAGAGATTAGGAAGTTGCTCCTTGAAACAGTTTGCTATTGAGTTTACCCATGCATTCGTAAGATAATATGCATGTGCAGGTCTCACCTTAAACCAAAGGGCTGCTACTAATGCCTAGTTACTGAGAGATGCGTTTCTGTATTTTCCCAAGTAGTAGTATCAACTTGATAGTGGACCAGTACAAGTTACCAGTTTCTAACACAAGGTTGATGACAACTAATGGCAAGTCAAAGCTTGTTAAGTTGCCATGGCAAATGGATGCCTACAGATAAATCCATGTATGTACATATCAAAAGCAAAACAATTGTTTCTTTACTCAATTTCCACACAATTTTCGTTAAAGCAGCAATCCTTGTAACTCTTTAAATGTTGATGAATCACGTGTTTATTGTTTTAACAAGGTTAATGTTTTATTCAGGGTGTGAAAAAATAGTCCATTTTGGGGTCATCCAAATTCTCACTTTGCTAATTgctatatagtatttttttttataaaaaaattctagcaTGCTGCAACTATTTGTGAACGAAGGATAAAATAATGCACGTACCTTATACAGTACCTAAAGCTATGTCTCTGGAGATTAATCATATATTTGttcttaatagttttttttttatttctaattcaaattttggtatttttttttcttcaggtTTTTCAATGTGAAGCCCTAAAAGGTTTAGCCTTGTTTCAGTGTCACTGGTGGCTCAATGTGTGACATTCCCATTGACATTATCTATCAAGGAAGGAGTCTCTGATTGCTGCCCTGTAATTTTCCTGCTACAGGTTGTGAATCTCTGTAGTTTAGTATTGGAGGATTATCAGATGTTTTTGCCTGTCTGTAATTGACAATTGACTTGCTGTACATTCTGTTCATATGTAGTGCAACCTACTCTAACCAAACATGACATCGCCACTGAATCAACGATATTTTAGGCTTGATATTGTTTGTCCCATCATGCAACTTTTGTCGAATAGCTGCCATGGCCATGAATCCTGCACGCATGAATACTATAAAAATCTTGCCTTGTTGTTTAttgttaatttgaattttacaaATTGGAAAATCACCTAAATCACTGAGTAGAACACTTGTTactctttttcttcaattaatgtAAGTTACTGGAAAGATTtgccttttaagtaaaaaatcattttcacaaAAGAATCATTTAACATTCATTTAGTAATGATTAACTTTTCATTATTATAAGTGGAACTGAGTTTGAATTTATTACGTAGGCCTGGGGTTCAAGTTAGATTTAGATTAGTTATTGGCAGAGGTTGATATTTCACATTAATGGTGACCCCAAAAAAGTAAcggaatttaataaaaattcagTGACAGTGTGTAAAAAAACttgtatattgttttttaattataaactgTAATGTATAATAAGCGTTAATTTTTGtagtaattactttaaaaattacatttaagataattttaattgattgataatataaaatctttatagtggcattaaaacaaattattttttcaggATGATGAGTCGGCTCATTTCTGTTCAATAGAAGAAAGCTCTGCACAATTAACACAAGACATACAGTCCATGGTGATTCTCTCgtcatagtaataataaaatacctGAGAATATTTAGCTAGGTAgagttgtttttatatatataaattagttagGTAGAATTAATTTGTAAGATAAAgaacaattataattattaattaaaaatatgatagtTGAGATTTTAACTAAACTAGATTCTAACTAGGTGTGGAAGCTTCATGAAATTTAGTGTTAGCTATGGGAACTGTCAAAGTAACAACACTgctctttttctccttttcatcAATAGTAGTAGAACTTTACTTTGGGATTAACCAAGCTATCAA includes these proteins:
- the LOC100812250 gene encoding callose synthase 11 codes for the protein MPSKTVWIATNRLTLNVVVSVTMNLTQRPVAQRGGASNLPRPPPPPLNSVFNIIPVHDLLTDHPSLRYPEVRAAAAALRTVGDLPKHQFMRWEPEMDLLDWLRLLFGFQLDNARNQREHLVLHLANSQMRLEPPPAIVDALDAGVLRRFRRKLLHNYTAWCSFLGLKSNVLLSRRRDPTDLRRELLYVSLYLLVWGEAGNLRFTPECLCYIYHFMAKELNHVIDEHIDPDTGRPYMPTVSGELGFLKSVIMPIYNTIKVEVDSSRNGKAPHSAWRNYDDINEYFWSRRCLKRLGWPLNFECNFFGTTPKEKRVGKTGFVEQRSFWNVYKSFDRLWVMLILFFQAAVIVAWEGTTYPWQALERRDVQVKMLTVFITWSALRLLQSVLDAGTQYSLVTRETTWLGVRMTLKSMVAITWTVLFSVFYGMIWIEKGSRPIWSDAANQRIYTFLKVVLFFLIPELLALVLFVVPWLRNVIEESDWRIVYMLMWWFHNRIFVGRGVRQALVDNVKYTVFWVAVLASKFSFSYFVQIKPLVAPTKALLNLKSIPSKWHEFFSNTNRVAVVLLWLPVVLVYFMDLQIWYSIFSAFYGAAIGLFSHLGEIRNVTQLRLRFQFFASAMQFNLMPEEKLLSQQATLLKKLRDAIHRLKLRYGLGQPFNKIESSQVDATRFALIWNEIMITFREEDIISDRELELLKLPPNCWNIRVIRWPCSLLCNELLLAVSQAKELENESDQSLWLKICKNEYRRCAVFEAYDSVKYLFPKVLKAEKEEHFIMINIFKVIDSYIQMGKLTEAFKMSRLPQIHAKVSEFVQLLIQPERDMNKAVNLLQALYELFVREFPKAKKTIIQLREEGLARRSSTADEGLIFENAVKFPDAGDAIFTEQLRRLHTILTSRDSMHNVPLNLEARRRIAFFTNSLFMNIPRAPYVEKMMAFSVLTPYYDEEVLYSKEALRKENEDGITTLFYLQKIYEDEWKNFMERMHREGLKDEEAIWTEKARDLRLWVSHRGQTLSRTVRGMMYYYRGLKMLAFLDSASEMDVRQGSEHGSTNQNSSLNGLPSNGPSSLQTNLRPTGSSVSMLFKGHEYGSALMKFSYVVACQIYGRHKADKNPRADEILYLMQHNEALRVAYVDEVSLGREGTEYYSVLVKYDQQLQSEVEIYRIRLPGPLKLGEGKPENQNHAIIFTRGDAVQTIDMNQDNYFEEALKMRNLLEEFNMSYGIKKPTILGVRENIFTGSVSSLAWFMSAQETSFVTLGQRVLANPLKVRMHYGHPDVFDRFWFLGRGGVSKASRVINISEDIFAGFNCTLRGGNVTHHEYIQVGKGRDVGLNQISMFEAKIASGNGEQVLSRDVYRLGHRLDFFRMLSVFYTTIGFYFNSMVIVLMVYAFLWGRLYMALSGIEHGIKHAAMNNATNNKALGAVLNQQFAIQVGIFTALPMVVENSLEHGFLPAVWDFLTMQLQLASLFYTFSLGTRTHFFGRTILHGGAKYRATGRGFVVAHKSFAENYRLYARSHFVKGIELGVILIVYAAHSPLARDTFLYIVMTISSWFLVVSWIMSPFVFNPSGFDWLKTVYDFEDFINWIWYPGGPFKKAEYSWETWWYEEQDHLRTTGIWGKLLEIILNLRFFFFQYGIVYQLGITGENNSIAVYLLSWIVMVVLVAIYIIIAYAQDKYATKEHLYYRLVQLLVIVVTVLVLFLLLEFAHLKFLDLLSSFLAFVPTGWGMISIAQVLRPFLQTTKVWETVVSLARLYDLLFGVIVMAPMAMLSWLPGFQSMQTRILFNEAFSRGLQISRIVSGKKSV